CCGCCGTCGTGTCAACAGCCAGATCCCCCGCTTGCTTGCCCGTGGGGTCAATGCCTTCACGCTTAGCAACGATGTCGAGATCACGGCACGCATCGTCAGGGAGGGCCGCAAGGCCCGGGTTACGCTGGATACGGAAAAATATCCGGCCGAAGTGCGTTATACGCTCGACGGCAGCGACCCGACGGCCGGGTCGGACATCTACTCCAGCCCGTTCGTCGTGGAGGCCGGGACGACCGTGAAGGCGGCCCTGTTTGTCGGAGGGAAACCTGCCGGCAGCATTGCCGGGCTCTATGTCGATGCGTGCCATAATGTGGAGAATTATTATGCCTACCTGGAAACTCCCGAGGTATATGCTTCGACGAACCGCTGATTGGATCGGCTTCCGATGTGCGGGAACCGCACTGGGGCGGGAGCGAAACGGCATAAAAGTGAAATATGTTAAAAAATGAATGTCGGTAGAATGAAGAAAATTCCGATTTTGTTTCTGGGCTTGCTGGGCGGATTGGCCGCATGTACCCGGATACCCCCGGCCATAGCGCCCGATAAAAAGATAGAAACCCGCATCGGGGAGCTGCTCCAAAAGATGACCCTCGAAGAGAAGATCGGGCAGATGTGCCAGTTGACGGCCGGGGTGGTGATCGACCAGAGCGACCCGCAGCACCCGGTGTTGAGCGAGGCGCTGCTCGATACGGTGATCGGCCGCTATAAGGTTGGGTCGATCCTGAATATTCCCTTCGGTGTGGGACAACCCCGCGAGGTGTGGATCAGGTTTATCAATCGCATCCAGCAACGCTCGCTCGACGAACTGGGGATTCCCTGTATCTACGGGGTTGACCAGATACATGGCGCATCCTATACGCAGGGGGCGACCCTCTTTCCGCAGGGCATCAATATGGGGGCGTCGTTCAACCGCGGACTCATGCGCAGGTGCTCCGAAATTTCGGCTTATGAGACCCGGGCATGTGCGATCCCGTGGACTTTTGCCCCGGTCATGGATTTGGGGCGCGATCCGCGCTGGCCGCGCATGTGGGAGAGTTACGGCGAGGACACTTACGTCAATTCGCAGATGGCCGTGGCGTCGGTGCTCGGATTTCAGGGGGAGGATCCTAACCGTGTCGACGACCGCCATGTCGCGGCCTGCATCAAGCATTTCATGGCCTATGGCGTACCCGTGTCGGGCAAGGATCGCACACCCTCTTCGGTGACTCGCAATGTGTTGAGGGAGAAGTATTTTGCTCCTTTTATGGAGTGCATTCGGGCCGGGGCGCTGTCGCTGATGGTCAACTCGGCCAGCAACGGCGGTATGCCGTTCCATGCCGACCGGGAGTTACTCACGGGATGGATCAAGGAGGAGCTCGACTGGGATGGTCTGATCGTGACGGACTGGAATGATATTTACAACCTTTGCGAGCGCGACCATATTGCTGCGAGCCGTAAAGATGCCGTGCGCATTGCGGTCAATGCCGGTATCGATATGTCAATGGTACCGTCGAGTTGGGATTTCTGTATTTATCTCAGGGAACTTGTCGAGGAGGGGCAGGTCTCCATGGAGCGCATCGACGATGCGGTGAGCCGTGTGCTGCGCCTGAAATTCCGCCTTGGCCTTTTCGAAAAACCGTTTTGGGATACCGGCGATTTCCCGGAATTCGCCAGCGACGAATATGCCGCCGTGGCATTGCAGGCTGCCGTGGAGTCGGAGATACTGCTCAAGAACGAGGACGGCCTGCTGCCGCTGGAGCGGTCTGCACGGATTCTGCTCACGGGGCCGAATGCCAATTCGATGCGCTGCCTCAACGGAGGATGGTCGTATTCGTGGCAGGGCGACCGCTGCGATGAATTTGCCGGAGATTACAATACCATCTATGAGGCTTTATGCAATAAATTCGACCATGTGGACTATGTCCCCGGTGTGGAGTATGCGCCGTCCCGCTATGACAACTGGCAGGAAGAATGCGTGACAGGGATCGACAAGGCCGTGTCGGCGGCAGCCGGAGCCGATGTGATTATTGCCTGTATAGGCGAAAATTCCTACTGCGAAACGCCGGGCAACATGGATGACCTGAACCTTTCTCAGAACCAGAAGGAACTGGTGTGGGCCCTTGCGGCGACCGGAAAGCCGCTTGTGTTGATCCTCAATGAAGGCCGCCCGCGCGTTATAGGCGATATCGAGCCGCTTGCGCAGGCCGTGGTCGACATCCTGCTGCCGGGCAATTACGGCGGCGATGCCCTGGCTGACCTGCTTGCGGGGGATGCAAACTTCAGCGCCCGATTGCCGTTCACTTATCCGCGCATGGTCGGCGCATTGGCGACCTACGATTACAAGCCTTGCGAGAATATGGCCGCCATGGCGGGCGAATACAATTACGATGCTGTGATGGATGTGCAGTGGCCGTTCGGGTATGGGCTGAGCTATACGGAATTTGCATATAGCGATTTCCGTGTCGACCGCCGCATGTTCGGTGCCGACGATGTGTTGACCTTCACGGTCGATGTGGCCAATGTCGGTGAAGTGGCCGGCAAGGAGGCCGTGATGCTCTATTCGAGCGACCTGGTTGCCAGCCTTACACCGGATGTAATCCGCCTGCGTGATTTCGAGAAGGTTGCGCTCGAACCGGGCGAATCCCGTACGGTGACGTTCGCTGTTCCGGCCAGCGACCTGGCTTTCGTCGGGCATGACGGCCGATGGAGGCTCGAGGAGGGGGAATTCAGGATGCGCTGCGGCAGTGAAACACTTCGGATCAGCTGCACGCAAACCAAAGTCTGGGATACACCCAATATCCCGTAAGTACGATTAGGTGTAATATTGAAAGGCCGTCCTCTCTGCATGGGACGGTTTTTTCTTGCCTCCTGCCGGAATTATGCGTTGTCGATCCGGCCTGCTGCCGGCCCGGAAACGGGCGACGGCCTTCCGGGGTTTTGCATTATTTCGGATTATTTTTGTCGGAATCGTTCGTTTCTTGCAGGCAAATAGTTATTTTTGCACAAATAACCGTAACTGAAATGGAGGATATCATCAAACTTCACGACAAAAAGTTCAGGATCATGATCCCCGCTGCCAAGATCGACGAGGCCGTGGCCGCCGTAGCCTGCCGCATCAACGAGGACTACCGCGACAAGCCGACGCCGTTGTTCGTGGGCGTACTGAACGGCTCGTTCATGTTCATGAGCGACCTGATCAAGAAAATCGAGTTCAACAACGAGCTGTCGTTCGTGAAGCTGGCTTCGTACGAAGGCACTTGCTCGACGGGATGTGTGAAGAACCTGATCGGGCTGAATAACAGCATCGAAGGCCGCCATGTGATCATCGTCGAAGATATCGTCGACACGGGCGAGAGCATCGAGCACATGATCGGCGAGCTGAAGTCGCATAACCCTGCGAGCATCGAAGTCTGCACGCTTTTTTTCAAACCGGGTTCCTACCGCAAGCAACTGCCGATCAAGTACCGCGCCATGGAGATCGGCAACGAGTTCATCGTGGGCTACGGCCTGGACTACGACCAGTTGGGACGCAGCCTGAAGGATATTTACGTGGTTACCGAATAGATGGATTCCAAGACCGATAGCGAACTGCTCGACGGCGGGCGCAAGCTGCCTCTGGTCGAAGATTTCTACACGATCCAGGGCGAGGGCTTCCATGCCGGGAAACCCGCCTATTTCATCCGCCTGGGCGGATGCGACGTGGGATGCCGCTGGTGCGACGCCAAATACACGTGGAACCCCAGGCTCTATCCCCCGACCGACGTACGGACGGTGATCGACCGTGCTACGGCGTGTCCTGCGCAGGCGATCGTCATCACGGGCGGCGAACCGCTGCTTTATCCGCTGGGGGTGCTGACCGAAACACTGCACGGCAAGGGGCTGGAGATATTCCTCGAAACGTCGGGGACGCATCCCTTCTCGGGGTATTTCGACTGGGTGTGTCTGTCGCCCAAGCGGCAGCAACCGCCGCTGGACGAGGCGTTCGGGAAGGCGCACGAACTGAAGGTGATCGTCGGGGACGAGGCCGATTTCGAATGGGCCGAGCGCAATGCCGCACGGGTGGGAGCCGGGTGCATCCTCTACCTGCAACCCGAGTGGAGCGTTGCGGAGCGCATGATGCCCGCGATCGTCGAGTATGCGAAGGCGCATCCGAAATGGAATATCTCGATCCAGACCCATAAATACATGCACATACCCTGATGGGCTTCGAAGTAGGCAAAAAGTTCTGGATCGCCGCCACGGCGGTCATCGTCGTCGTCACGTTGTTCGTGGTGGGGCGGAACCTTTTGCATGCGGTGAAGATTAAGCGGCAGATCAACGCCCTGAACCGGGAGCGGGAGTTTTACCGGGCCAGGATCGAACAGGACAGCACGCTGCTGGAGCGCCTGCGCTACGACGACTATCTGGAGGAGTATGCCCGCGAAAACTATCACATGCAGCGCAGCGACGAGCATGTGTACATCATCAAGGAGTGATTTTCCGATCCGTATGACTTGACGGCGACCCGGCGGGCTGCCGTTTTTTTGTGTTACAGCCGGGCCTGCCGGGATGCGGCTTTCCCTGCCTGTCCGGAAAATCCGGGTAGGCGGCCGTTGGCGGCGCCCGGTCAGTAATGCGTGAACCCGTGCCAGTCCAGGGCCCGGGGCCGGTCGTTTTCGAGCCACTGCAATTTGCCGCTGTCCGTGATGCGGCCGACGGGGTGGAGCGGCGTGCCGAAGCGTGCGCGGAAATCGGCGGCGAGCCTGTCGGCGGCCGCCGCGTCGGCCGTGAGCAGGAGCTTGTAATCCTCGCCCCCGCAGGCGGCTGTTTCGACGTCCGCCCCTTGGGCGAGGGGGATACGGCCGATGTCGATCGCGGCGCCTACCCCCGAGCGCTCCATGATGTGGCGGATATCCGAGGCCAGCCCGTCCGAGAGATCCATCATGGCGTGTACTTCGGAGCGTGCGCCGAGCCAGATGCCTTCGGCCACTTGGGGCTGCGGGTTACGGTGGGCTGCGGCGGCGGGGGTGTCGTAGCGTCCGGCGAGGATGTCATGCAGTCCGGCGCCCGAAAGTCCGAGTTCTCCGGCGACGAGTATCGCGTCGCCGGGGCGTGCCCCGCTGCGGCGCTTGATGTGTGCGTCGGCGATGCGGCCGATGGCCGTGACATTGATCGTGATGCCTGCCGCCGAGCGGGTCGTGTCGCCCCCGGCGAGCGTGACGCCGAACGCTTCGGAGAGTTCCCGGTAGCCGAGCATGAACTCTTCGGCCCATGTACCGGCCGTGTCGGCCGGGAGCGACA
This Alistipes onderdonkii DNA region includes the following protein-coding sequences:
- a CDS encoding glycoside hydrolase family 3 N-terminal domain-containing protein; protein product: MKKIPILFLGLLGGLAACTRIPPAIAPDKKIETRIGELLQKMTLEEKIGQMCQLTAGVVIDQSDPQHPVLSEALLDTVIGRYKVGSILNIPFGVGQPREVWIRFINRIQQRSLDELGIPCIYGVDQIHGASYTQGATLFPQGINMGASFNRGLMRRCSEISAYETRACAIPWTFAPVMDLGRDPRWPRMWESYGEDTYVNSQMAVASVLGFQGEDPNRVDDRHVAACIKHFMAYGVPVSGKDRTPSSVTRNVLREKYFAPFMECIRAGALSLMVNSASNGGMPFHADRELLTGWIKEELDWDGLIVTDWNDIYNLCERDHIAASRKDAVRIAVNAGIDMSMVPSSWDFCIYLRELVEEGQVSMERIDDAVSRVLRLKFRLGLFEKPFWDTGDFPEFASDEYAAVALQAAVESEILLKNEDGLLPLERSARILLTGPNANSMRCLNGGWSYSWQGDRCDEFAGDYNTIYEALCNKFDHVDYVPGVEYAPSRYDNWQEECVTGIDKAVSAAAGADVIIACIGENSYCETPGNMDDLNLSQNQKELVWALAATGKPLVLILNEGRPRVIGDIEPLAQAVVDILLPGNYGGDALADLLAGDANFSARLPFTYPRMVGALATYDYKPCENMAAMAGEYNYDAVMDVQWPFGYGLSYTEFAYSDFRVDRRMFGADDVLTFTVDVANVGEVAGKEAVMLYSSDLVASLTPDVIRLRDFEKVALEPGESRTVTFAVPASDLAFVGHDGRWRLEEGEFRMRCGSETLRISCTQTKVWDTPNIP
- the hpt gene encoding hypoxanthine phosphoribosyltransferase, producing the protein MEDIIKLHDKKFRIMIPAAKIDEAVAAVACRINEDYRDKPTPLFVGVLNGSFMFMSDLIKKIEFNNELSFVKLASYEGTCSTGCVKNLIGLNNSIEGRHVIIVEDIVDTGESIEHMIGELKSHNPASIEVCTLFFKPGSYRKQLPIKYRAMEIGNEFIVGYGLDYDQLGRSLKDIYVVTE
- the thiL gene encoding thiamine-phosphate kinase; this translates as MTEFGFIDHIKELFAALPDNGFEGIGDDCAVLPVGEGESLVFTTDMLAEGVHFLRSATSPRELGRKSLAVNLSDVASMGARPVATLLSLSLPADTAGTWAEEFMLGYRELSEAFGVTLAGGDTTRSAAGITINVTAIGRIADAHIKRRSGARPGDAILVAGELGLSGAGLHDILAGRYDTPAAAAHRNPQPQVAEGIWLGARSEVHAMMDLSDGLASDIRHIMERSGVGAAIDIGRIPLAQGADVETAACGGEDYKLLLTADAAAADRLAADFRARFGTPLHPVGRITDSGKLQWLENDRPRALDWHGFTHY
- a CDS encoding 7-carboxy-7-deazaguanine synthase QueE, giving the protein MDSKTDSELLDGGRKLPLVEDFYTIQGEGFHAGKPAYFIRLGGCDVGCRWCDAKYTWNPRLYPPTDVRTVIDRATACPAQAIVITGGEPLLYPLGVLTETLHGKGLEIFLETSGTHPFSGYFDWVCLSPKRQQPPLDEAFGKAHELKVIVGDEADFEWAERNAARVGAGCILYLQPEWSVAERMMPAIVEYAKAHPKWNISIQTHKYMHIP
- a CDS encoding FtsB family cell division protein; the encoded protein is MGFEVGKKFWIAATAVIVVVTLFVVGRNLLHAVKIKRQINALNREREFYRARIEQDSTLLERLRYDDYLEEYARENYHMQRSDEHVYIIKE